Proteins encoded together in one Coffea arabica cultivar ET-39 chromosome 2c, Coffea Arabica ET-39 HiFi, whole genome shotgun sequence window:
- the LOC113724460 gene encoding uncharacterized protein gives MALEIEIKDLLVFSDSDLLVPQTLKEWITRDSKILPYHCNLLDLANKFKSLEFRRIPRAQNVFAGVLATLSSMIQHLDELVIEPIQIQLQEKPAHCLVMKKSSDSRPWYNDIKKFLKIGSYPPGANMTAKSFLRKLSSKFFLNGEVVYKRTSDLRLLKSVDEDEADYLMKEVCSGVCGSHMNEHLLVKKIMRTGYFWLTMEHDCVNFVRKCIKCQLHGDIMRTPPIELHSMTAP, from the coding sequence ATGGCATTGGAGATAGAGATCAAGGATTTACTAGTGTTCAGTGATTCCGATCTGCTCGTGCCTCAAACGCTTAAAGAATGGATAACTCGAGATTCAAAGATTTTGCCATATCATTGCAATTTACTGGATTTGGCAAACAAATTCAAAAGTTTGGAATTCAGGCGTATTCCACGTGCTCAAAATGTTTTTGCTGGTGTTTTGGCCACTTTATCTTCAATGATTCAACATCTAGATGAGTTGGTGATTGAACCTATCCAGATTCAATTACAAGAAAAGCCTGCACATTGTCTGGTTATGAAAAAATCTTCTGATAGCCGTCCCTGGTACAACGATATtaagaaatttctcaaaatcggGTCCTATCCTCCAGGTGCTAATATGACTGCTAAAAGCTTCTTGCGCAAATTATCATCCaagtttttcttaaatggagagGTGGTATACAAAAGGACGTCAGACTTGCGCCTTCTCAAAAgtgttgatgaagatgaagcagATTATTTGATGAAAGAAGTGTGCAGTGGTGTATGTGGATCACATATGAATGAGCATTTATTAGTAAAGAAGATCATGAGGACAGGATATTtttggcttactatggagcatgattgtgtaAATTTTGTTAGGAAATGTATTAAATGTCAATTGCATGGAGATATTATGCGCACTCCTCCCATAGAATTACACAGTATGACTGCTCCCTAA